Within the Polaribacter pectinis genome, the region TCTAATAACATTTTAATGTCAGAACGCTCATAATGTGAGTTTTCTTCTAATGGAATTTCTTTAAACCCTATTTTTTTATACAAATTAATTGCAGGAACTAATGTTCTGTGTGAATATAGCGTAATACTTTTCCATTGTTTGCTTTTTGCAAACTCGATACAATAATTCATTAATTGTAACCCAATTTTTTTACCATGATATTTTGGTAAAACAGCCATTTTACTCAATTCAAAAAAAGTTTTTTGATTAATAAGTGCAACAACACCAACAATTTCTGAATTATATCTTGCACAAAAAATAAAACCTCCAGTATCTAAAATATATTCTTTCGGATTGCTTAAAACTTTTTTATCATAAGGTTCTACGTAAAAATATTTTTCTAACCATTCTACATTTAAGTTGTAGAAGTCCTTTGCATGTTCTAGTTGATAAGCAATAATTTCTAGGTTTTCTATTTCCATACTTGACAAATTGCGTTAGGGTTTGAAACAGTTCTAATATCTGCTAATATTCTTAACCTTTTTTGTTTTTACAAAAAAGATATAGTGTAAAGCCCGACCACACATTTTTTTGTCTGGTAACGCCCAAATTATATTATATGTTTTTGTTGATGATCATCATCATTTCATTTTCTAAAACAATCGTTTTTTGATATATTTCTTCTGCTTTTGCTAAAATTTCTTCAGCAAATTCTCTGTCCTTAATATCTTTTGCATTTATTCTAACGTTAAAATATGCGCCAGTTACTGCTGTTTTTGCACACAAAACACCAACTCCACCATCAGAAAGTGAATTTTGCAATCCGTTTTTCATCATTTCTAGCATAACTTCTATAGAGTTATGTGCAGTTTCCATTACTTTAAATGGAATTTCTGTTGCATATTTTGTAGCGTTTTCAATGGCTTTTTTTCTAGCTTCTATTTCTTCATTATTTGTTTTTGGCATTCTAAAACCATCAATAATTTTGTTGAAAGCATTTGTGTCTTCATCTACCAAAAACAACAAATCGTTTTTATATTTCTGACCTTTTTCTGCCCAATCAGAAAAATATTGCCATTTAGAATCCCAACCTGCTTTATGTGCAGAAAGATTGGCAACCATTGTTCCTAGAGAAACGCCTAAAGCACCAACATAAGCAGCAATACTTCCACCTCCAGGAGCCATAGATTCTGATGCTGTTTCTTCTGCGAAATCTTTAACTGTAAAGTCAATTAGTTTTTTATCAGCATCGGAATTCATTACATATTCTATAATTCTTTCTTGCGGATTAAATGGTTTTAAATCATCTAAACCAAGAGATTTTATAGCGATTTTAATTTTCTCACTTTCGCTAATTCCTAATGAACGTTCTTGTTTTTTTAGATAAAAATCTGCACAATCTAGCATAGCTTGTAGTGGAACTAAACCAACTAATTCAGATCCTGTTACACGCAAACCGCGTTTTGTAGCTGCTAAATCTGTTTCATAAAAAGCTTCATGCATAGAAGTTATAGAAATATTTGTAAGATTGTAAGAAATTTGTGCAATTCCGTATTCTTCAATAAACCAACCAATTCCTTTTACAGCTTTTAGTTTTCCCGGAATTCTTTCAGCTTCACCGTTTTTGTCTAGCACTTTTTTACCATCAACTAATTTTGCTCTACCGTTTTCACGAATATCAAAAGCAATTGCATTTGCTCTTCTAGTTGACGTAGAGTTTAAATTTACGTTATAAGCAATTAAGAAATCACGGGCAGAAATTGCTGTAACTCCAGATGATATTATTTGTTTATTGAATTCTGTTGGTCCAAAATCTGGTTTCCAATTAGGTTTAGAAAGCTTTTCTTTTAAACCTTCATACTCTCCAGAGCGAACTGTAGCTAAGTTTTTTCTGTCTAATGAAGTAGCTGCGTTTTCATAAAAATATCCAGATATACCAAGTTCTTCACCAACTTTCTTTCCTAATTTATGTGCATATTTTGCAGTTTCTTCCATAGAAATATTTGCAATTGGTACTAAAGGACAAACATCAGTTGCTCCAAATCTTGGATGTTCTCCTGTTTGTTTACTCATGTCTATTAATTCTGCTGCTTTTTTTATTAATAAAAAAGCTGCCTCTACAACTTGATCAGGCTCGCCTACAAATGTAATTACTGTTCTGTTAGTTGCTTTGCCAGGATCTACATCTAAAAGTTTTATACCTTCTATTGTTTTTACTACATTTGCGATGGTGTTAATTTTGTTAATATCTCTTCCCTCGCTAATATTTGGTACGCATTCTATAAGTTGCTTGTTCATGTGAATATATTTTACTCAAATATAAAAAAAGCAATAATTAAACAGAGTACTAAATCTTAAAAATTGATTAATTAAATTATATTTGTATTTAACCATAATGTTAGAAATGCAGAAAGATAAATGGCTTTTCGAGATAACTCCTAAAAAGAGCCTTTTTACAGTAAATTTAAAAGAAGTTTGGCAGTATAGAGATTTACTTATTCTCTTTGTTAAGAGAGATGTTGTAACTAAATATAAGCAAACAGTTTTAGGACCAATATGGTATTTAATACAACCTTTATTTACTTCAGTAATATTTACACTGATATTTAATAATATAGCAAATATTCCTACTAATGGAGTTCCAGCTTTTTTATTCAATCTTGCCGGTATTACTTGTTGGAACTATTTTAAGGACTGTTTAACGCAAACATCTGATACCTTTAAAAATAATGAAGGAATTTTTGGGAAAGTTTATTTTCCTAGAGTGGTAATGCCATTATCTACAATCTTTTCTAATTTATTAAAATTCGGAATTCAATTATTAATATTTATTGCATTTTACATTTACTTTGCAGTAAAAGGTTTATCAGTTTCATTTACTTTAGACCTTCTATATCTACCAATTTTAACTCTTTCAATGGGCTTTTTAAGCCTAGGTTTGGGTATGATGGTTTCTTCTATGGTTACAAAGTATAGAGATCTTACTTATTTGTTAACTTTTGGAGTATCATTACTTATGTATTTATCAGCAGTAATGTATCCTGTTGAAGTTGCTGTAGATAAGATGAGAAATTTTCCAATAGCTATTAAAATGATTGAATACAACCCAATGACAATAGTTATAGAAAATTTTAGAAACATTGTTTTCAATTCTAGTAGTGTAGATTTTTTAGAAATTATTTATGTAGTAATAATATCTTTTTTTGTTTTTATGTTAGGATTGGTAGTTTTTAATAAAACTGAAAAAACGTTTATTGATACCATTTAAAAAATGAATAATAATATAATTTTAAAAGTAGAAAATCTATCTAAACAATATCGTTTAGGAACTGTTGGTACTGGTACTATTGGACACGATCTAAATCGTTTTTTTGCAAGAATTAGAGGTAAAGA harbors:
- a CDS encoding GNAT family N-acetyltransferase, whose translation is MEIENLEIIAYQLEHAKDFYNLNVEWLEKYFYVEPYDKKVLSNPKEYILDTGGFIFCARYNSEIVGVVALINQKTFFELSKMAVLPKYHGKKIGLQLMNYCIEFAKSKQWKSITLYSHRTLVPAINLYKKIGFKEIPLEENSHYERSDIKMLLEL
- the ftcD gene encoding glutamate formimidoyltransferase; this translates as MNKQLIECVPNISEGRDINKINTIANVVKTIEGIKLLDVDPGKATNRTVITFVGEPDQVVEAAFLLIKKAAELIDMSKQTGEHPRFGATDVCPLVPIANISMEETAKYAHKLGKKVGEELGISGYFYENAATSLDRKNLATVRSGEYEGLKEKLSKPNWKPDFGPTEFNKQIISSGVTAISARDFLIAYNVNLNSTSTRRANAIAFDIRENGRAKLVDGKKVLDKNGEAERIPGKLKAVKGIGWFIEEYGIAQISYNLTNISITSMHEAFYETDLAATKRGLRVTGSELVGLVPLQAMLDCADFYLKKQERSLGISESEKIKIAIKSLGLDDLKPFNPQERIIEYVMNSDADKKLIDFTVKDFAEETASESMAPGGGSIAAYVGALGVSLGTMVANLSAHKAGWDSKWQYFSDWAEKGQKYKNDLLFLVDEDTNAFNKIIDGFRMPKTNNEEIEARKKAIENATKYATEIPFKVMETAHNSIEVMLEMMKNGLQNSLSDGGVGVLCAKTAVTGAYFNVRINAKDIKDREFAEEILAKAEEIYQKTIVLENEMMMIINKNI
- a CDS encoding ABC transporter permease, encoding MLEMQKDKWLFEITPKKSLFTVNLKEVWQYRDLLILFVKRDVVTKYKQTVLGPIWYLIQPLFTSVIFTLIFNNIANIPTNGVPAFLFNLAGITCWNYFKDCLTQTSDTFKNNEGIFGKVYFPRVVMPLSTIFSNLLKFGIQLLIFIAFYIYFAVKGLSVSFTLDLLYLPILTLSMGFLSLGLGMMVSSMVTKYRDLTYLLTFGVSLLMYLSAVMYPVEVAVDKMRNFPIAIKMIEYNPMTIVIENFRNIVFNSSSVDFLEIIYVVIISFFVFMLGLVVFNKTEKTFIDTI